The window ATTCTACTGGAGAAGGTAATCAGCAATATCTCAGAACACACATGAGCAGGGGAGCAAACTTGAGCAAGATCATACAGGTCACATGATCAAGGAACGCTACGAATATAAAACAAAGTTCCCAGAATGACCACAACCGAACCCAAGTCATTCTTACTACCGATGTATTCCTGATCTATAAAGCATGAGCagattatttattaacaatttaaAAAGCTTTGTGAAGTATGCTTTATCAGAAAGTAGCACCACAGTCGTTTATACAGGTAGCAATTTTAATTTattagacacatttaaaaacactgtaaatgagctaatttaaaaagtagaaGAGAGGAAATATGACCCAGTGTTTCTGATTTTAGGAGCAATGTGCTCAGGTAGGATGGATTTGCACGGAGGTTGCTGGAGTTATGGTACACTGAAAACCTTATAATATCAGTAGCTTAGTGTCAGTAGCTAATTTCCTATCCATAGGTCCAACCTTAAACATGAGGCCTCTACGTTTCCTGTCAACCTGAGAGCCAAAAGCAGACCTCACCCACATCATTGATGTGTGCAAGTGAAGAGTTAGATACACTCAATCGTTCACAGTCATGCTAAAGCcatctgaatataaaaaaaaaaaaaatgaaactaattctttaaaaatctttaaaaaatattatggCCAAAGCGTTCTATACACCAATACAATCATATACCTTTTGTATGCAGGACGATCCGAGTAAGTGGTGCTTTGTGATTGTTACAACTGTCCTGAGTTACAAtaagtcaaaaataataaaggatacacacacacaatgtctcATTTTTTAACAGCATGGCTCCACTGACAACCACTGCAAAGTCTTTGGTCACATTCAGGTGTGattctctgctgctgctgcgcaTTACGCTGCTGAGAAGTTGGATCTGATGGAGTCCTCTCGTAGCTGACGGTGCTTCCCAGTGTCACACTCTTCACCATGTGTGCGGCGCTCAATAGTAATCCTGTagttttttctgcagaaaaataaatcataaatcaatcaacaactttattaatcccgCAAGGGGCAATTGGTTATGATCAGCTTATGTCATGTACACAGGCAGGAACATGCAGGAAGAAAGCACACAGATACACCCGGGAGCCCGGAAGAGGATCATTCCAATTTATACGATAAAAAGTTTATATCAGcacaataaataagtaaataaataatcaagttAGAAGACCTATCAGAGTGCAGAGGGGATGAATGATTTTGAAAAGCGATTTGTCTTAAGAGCAGGTAGAGCATATCTACGCCCTGATGGCAACAGATGAAATTCATCTGCCAGAACATGGCATCTCTGCTTCCCTCATAACCTGCTGGTTACAAAAGGAGTTTaagtctctctgtctcactctgaTGACCTCAGAGCAGGTTTTAACAATGTTgttcatgttaaaaaaaactttttgtTTGACCCAGGCGAccttgaaacacatttaaaaacagcatttgGTGAGTCTAAAACTGTAACCAGAGTACAGTGATTCTGTGtctacagtaaaagtaaatgtatttctgtcagGCTGGGGTTTTATTGCAGTTTGCagtgtacaacacacacaatgctttttttctgaattgtttttaacggcattttgttttttgaaacaAGTTTTGAGACATGTACCGCCGTACTGTGCTGCGAGAATCCATTTAGAAATCACAGATAGTACATATCTGTTTTGTCTTGTACCATATAAAGTATCTATAGGCCTTTGAGTCAGGTGGAGTTGTTTAATGTTCTGCttaatttcaggttcatatttgtactgcccgtcttttcaccctctatctgaaaccagagcccagtctgctctgattggttagctggcttgCTCTGTGATTTGTCAACGGCTTACAGATGTCCCGACCCatagcctatcacctacaatgtgttggagcgctagccgatAGAAGCATgtgtgttacatggtgatgtcacttagtaaaaaaggagtccaatggaggtgtttcaggcagggggggagtgtgtgggcgAGAAACTCCACCTGGAGTCAACACAGGGATTTGACTGTAGCTTCCTAAACAGATTGAAGCCTATGCAGAGATACAGTAAATATCACCTACTGTTACCTGAAAAAGTAGAATGCTATAAGCAATGCAGTTCCCAGAACAGCTCCCACTATGACTCCAGTCAAAGCTGATACTCCTAGTCCGCCTGTTTGGAAGAGCAGTTATTGTTAAAAACACCATCATGAACTCATCCGTCTCACATTTCAAAGGTGTCAGTAACAGTTGTTTTCAGTTACATGATTTGTCTGGGATCTCTTGCTGTTCTTTATGTCTTCCTCTCAGGGTGAAATGCTCAGTGTTGAATGCAGGCAGGGGCTGGAAAGTTCCGTTTTCGCTAAAGTAGTTGGCAACCACCTGTAAATTAGCAATCAATATTACCATCCAGTTGGATTCTGACGAGCACACGTACCATCTGCTACCTGTTAGAGAAGATTTCATAAGGAGTTTTGTATGTTCTTACCTCATATGTTCCTGCGTCAACATTCGTCATCACCATCAGAGAGAAATCTCCATTTCTGTCACCATTGACATCCATAGACACCTGGCCAGCAATTCCTGTTCATCAGCACCAAGACAATGAGAACATCAGTTGAGTTTAGTTGATCTGTTTATAGTGTCATGGACAGTCCCCATTAATCACAAAACACAGTAAATGGGGCAGCTTTAGCCAACATTGCTAATTTCCAGCTGTTGTCCCCAGCCAGATGATTATAGACACCCTACAGCAACAGCATTAGTTACAAAGAAAGGATCTAGATAGAGGCGAAAGGAcgaaagaaaacaatgaaatgcaaacaaCAGAGGTTACGACATTACACATTGTCACAGCACATCACAATCATAGAACAGACACGAGGGGCAACATCCATGAACACAACATGTAACACACACCATGTCCaacacagagcagtgtgtgcaGGTGTAGTGAACCATGTTTTCAATTGAGCTGTAAAGGtggtatatgtatgtatgtcttTGACTTGAGTGGGCAGAGTGGGACTGAAAGGTCGCCATGTGTGGTGCTTCTAGTGGTCAGTCTGGTATTGTTACGTTGAGTAATCAATGACTTAAGAGCTGGAGGGGCTGTATTGTGCAGGATCAATGTTCCTATATTTCATTAAATCTTCCCAACTGAGAATTTTACGTTTTTTTGAGGATGGGACAGTGCTGGGAGCTGTTAGGTTTCTGCTCCAGTGCTTTAAGTGTTTGCTTGTACAGGGTTGCTAGTGGCTTCAGTGTGGAGCTGTTAGTTTGTCCCCAGCTTGTGAGAGAGTATGTGAGTGATGACACTCCCAAAATATGTTCCTGCCACTATAAACAATGAGTACATTGACATACACAAAATCAGTACTTTCCTAAATAAAGCCCAGTTGTCAGATAAAAGCCATATCAAAAGCTTtccatatcattttaaaaataattacaatttaatTACACTACATTCAACACTTTGTTGATGTGGATTACTTATCTATTTCAGTCGCTGGGGGCATATTTGTGTTAATGTCCCAGCCCAGTGTTTTGTTGTAACATGGAATTGGAATTCCCTTTCCAAAAAATTGAAGCCTTGTTAGAAAATGAAGGGattctttttattgaaaatgataCAGGGCTTTTAATATCAAAATGGATGTAGGAAATATGGGGAAACAGATGAGGAAAGTTACACactcaaaatataaatacacaaacataaatataaagagGTAAATAAGGCATCTATATAATGAAGTTTGTTACGAGTAGCAAACTTAGGGTGAGGAATAGCACAGTGTTTAGGTTGTGTGTAATCAGTGAGAGTggttgagagagagaaagaaaagagggcttgtgtgtgtgagacggtCATTGAGTAACACTATATCTGTGAAGGTAGCCGTGCGGTGTGTGTACACTTTATTTGtcagtaaataaatcaaaaagtcCTTAAGACCCAAGCCAAGCTCTCGACGTTCTTTCCTGCCACCTGctgattaaagtgtgtgtgtgtgtgtgtgtgtgtgtgtgtgtgtgtgtgtgtgtgtgtggggggggcgtCCTGATGTGTCCCTGTGTGAGCagctgtaatcagattactatTGTTTCTAACACAGTAATACAACGCAATACTGTTGGTTCAGCATTACAGTGACAAAGCAGGAAATTATGTGGTTACTTCAAGTTCTTCTGCAAAATGGgaggacaaaaaataaatcaaacatccCTTTTGTCTTGCAGGGATGAGGAGACGGAGCAGACAGGCTcacagcagagagaaacaggCTTGTAGCAGCAAAAAACATGGAGGACATGTTGCCTGTTCCCATGGTGAATTGCCATCTTTCAGAAACGTATTGAGCAAGGGGCCGGCGCCATCAGAGAGGAACAATAAGCAAGCTACCTGTACCAGAGTTCTGATGGAAACTGAGCAACAGAAAACATGGCTGATGTTCACACAGAGCAGTAACAGGGGTCTCTGTTCAGTACTGTCCTGATTAGACTAAGGATTTGTGCTGATCTGGGCATAAATGAGGTTTAACTTGATGTTGGtatttgtcatttgatttatttagttcaTCTCAGGTAATTTTACagagtaatccaaaagtaatgtAACAAATCCTGGGATCATTGGGGAGACACTGTGCGTTTGACTGCTTGGGAGCAACGTGgtgttttcacattattatgCTTGTCAagtaacaatataatatttaaccttATCCATTTCTGTGTCCGTGTCCATGTCCGTGTCCGTGTCTCAATGTGTTTCTATTGTCATAATGTTGTGAGAGTTTAAGGTCTCGGATCCACGACATAACCAGTAGTGCAACTAATTACATTCAGCAGTGATTAACTAAGGTTGATACTAAGGTGAGTAAGGCATCCTTTTTCTTAAAGCAGTAAAGTGTAATGCAGTGTGTCTTACCTTCAAAAGTTCTGTTCCACATCTGGGACGTTATCTCCGTTCCATTCTTCTTACTGTATCCATTCTTCATGGCTTCATGCAAGGCGATGGCATACAGCAACATGGCATCATGGAACCCTTCGACAAACATGTTGACCTGAAATGGAACAAGTAGTCTGATTGAAAGTACACTGCATGGTGCCTTACAGATGCAACGTCTGCTGAAGCCTTTGTGTACAAAGACATAAGCAGTGTTTCTCATGAAGCATTTTCTCTGTTGTAAGACAATAAAACATGCAGAGGtgagagaagtactcagatcttgtacttgagtaaaagtagaagtactcaggtcttgtacttgagtaaaagtagaagtactctgatcttgtacttgagtaaaagtagaagtactctgatcttgtacttgagtaaaagtagaagtactcagatattgtacttgagtaaaagtagaagtactctgatcttgtacttgagtaaagtagaagtactcagatcttgtacttgagtaaaagtagaagtactctgatcttgtacttgagtaaagtagaagtactcagatcttgtacttgagtaaagtagaagtactcagatcttgtacttgagtaaagtagaagtactcagatcttgtacttgagtaaagtagaagtaccagagtgtaggaatactctgtcacagtaaaagtcctgcattctaaatgttcctccagtgaaagtagaaagtactctcatctaaatgtacttaaagtagcgacagtaaaagtagtcattgtgtgattggtccatttcagaataatatctctgatctgttttataattattgatcattaaagtgttctcagagctggtaaaggtgcagctagtttgaatggctttgtatactgcagggtagctgctggatttactgcaggtgaactgaagtctgatttaagggagattatatttaccatcattaatccagatctgtattttgttgatattgtaatTTTTTAAGTCATAGTTGAAGCTTTATTGATATTCTACATTAACACATTATCCTACTTCATACTGCAACTGCTGCACAACAATTTTCCTTAGGATAGCGAAGTACATGTATATGCAGTTTATATATACTACATTATGTTATCACTTATTATCAGCATCGGCAAATACATCATACTTTAGTCTGTTCAGAGAGATTACATGAGATAAACAGACATACGTACACTCCCGCAGTCTTTGCAGTCATGGAACCCAGATTTCTCAACAGACTTCTTCATTTCCAGGGAGAAGTTTTGAAACTCAGGCTTCACGGTCCTGAGCAGAGTCACAGTGTTCAGGGAGGCATAGGCCTGCCTCGCATCGTTGTCATATTTATCCCCCCGCTTCCATGAGCCATTTCCTAGAATTGCAATGACAGGGACAGAACATTTTCCAGAGAgtattgttaaatattaaagtttGGTCAAAATCATATTGTGAAATACTGATCTAATAAGTCTGAGCTGAGGGGCTAGCTAGAGTGGACAAAggttataaaagaaaataaagacaatggCACAGCCGAAACCAGAACATATAACACCACCAAAagcagctgtttaaaaaaactgttgctCTCAGGTTTACTTTCATTAAAATTCTGCTTCCTAAAAATGACTAACTTAACTAGCAATGTGTAAAATAGAAGCTGGGAAGGTCCATGGGCATGACACATGTCTCCTTTCCATTCGTTGTAGAAATACAGAATATGTAACGCTATGGTTGCGtgatgaaaaagcaatattATCATTGATTTCAAAACTCCCCTACTTGGGGAATGTGACATTTATAAATTCACTCTACTTTTAGATCTGGATTGGCTTCCACCAACTCTTGAAgaaatttgaaaatgtttcccCATATCTTTGACACCCTCACGCTCAAATATATCTTCAAATCTAATGTAAAATATTACACATATTCTGCACTGTAGATGAATAGAAAGCTGAGTCACATATTTAGGCTGTAGATCgttttaaataattcagttgGATATTCATCATTATATCAGtttctaaaacatatttaacagtAATGGGATGTTAGCTTTACCATAAGAAGAAGCATTGAAGAGTTCCACATTGAAGAACATGTAGCTGCCATTGGTCAGCCGGCGTCTGTGAGCAGCCAGCATGATCTCTCGGATCCGGTCTGCTCCCATGCACATGATCACCActgcaggacaaacacacacagtgatcaGCCGCTTGCATCAATACCTAAAATACCATCTGGAAAAGAAtgttcattacattacatttcacttggttgacacttttatccaaagggggggggggggggtgttgatATATGACTGTCGCTGGTAAGGGATTTTAATCCCCCTCCACACCGTTTGAAGATCATGTCTATAGTGCACTATGCTGAATGGGACActttaatgcattaataaaatTCAATATATTTCTAATTATATCCTTGTATCTGGCAGTACTCTGTAAACCCTGGTTGACCCCCGGAGAGAGCATGTGTTACAGCTATTTAGTCAATATAATTTTATCAAACTGCCAATCTGTGTTCAGCCCATGGTAAGAGAGTGGCAAGCAATAGAAGTGTTTTGTTATCACTGCTACCATAAAATAGGAAGCGATAATAACGGCTCACACTAAAGTTAGACTGACTCCTACGGTGGGCCAGCTGATTCTCCGAGTTCTTGTACAATTTTTATCCCAGCAAGGTTTGGGAGAAGAACTCACTTAAGTAGAAAtacaagtaccagagtgtaggaatactctgtgacagtaaaagtcctgtattctaaatgttcctccagtgaaagtagaaagtactctcatctaaatgtacttaaagtagcgacagtaaaagtagtcattgtttgattggtccatttcagaataatatctctgatatgttttataattaggtttcaaggtttcaaggttttatttgtcatatgcacagcagatacagcgtatatgttggcaatgaaaatcttatgtcgcgtgctcctccaacaactcaacatacatggtgcaaataagataaataaaatagtgcaaaaagagagaagaatatttacaataacaacaatacagatttgaggatgtgaaatatatacatatgtggaatacattgaaagtattcaaatactttacactgttgaatgaggaggtatggacagatgcatatattatgtatagcagatatatatggcagatatgtacaatatatagatatgtgtactataaacagatatgtatggcagatgtgtataatatatatatatgtatgtgtgtgtactataaacagatgtgagtagacattcacacagctcaggagttcagcagtcttatagcctgtggtataaaactgtctctgagtctggtggtcttggtccggatgctgcggtaccgtctgccagacggcagcagacagaacagattgttgctggggtgatgggggtcctttaatatcctaccggccttcttcctacaccgctgggtgtagaggtcctccatggatggcagctccgtcctggtgatgtgctgagcagttttcaccaccctctgtagagtcttacggttgagggcggtgcaacttccataccaggcggtgatgcagccagtcaggatactctcgatggtgcacctgtagaagttgcagagtatcctggagtccatgttgaacttccgcagcctgcggaggaagaagagccgctgtcgagccgtcttggatatgaccctggtgtgatgtgtccatgtcaggtcctcactgatgtttaccccgaggaacctgaagctgctgactctctccacaggagtcccgtcgatggtgatgggtgtgtgtgcctctctctgcctcttcctgtagtccacaatcagctcctttgttttgctgacgttgagatggaggttgttgtcctggcaccaagatgtcagggctctgacctcctctctgtacgccgtctcgtcgccgtctgtgatcaggccgatgacggtcgtgtcgtcagcaaacttgatgatggtgttggagctgtgtgtggccacgcagtcgtgcgtgaacagggagtagaggagagggctgagcacacaaccctgaggggctccggtgttgagggtcaaggtggaggatgtgatgttccccatccgcactgcctgggatctgcccgtcaggaagctcatgatccaatcacagagggcgctgttgagcccaaggtccctgagcttaatgatgagcttggagggcacaatggtgttgaatgctgaactgtagtcaatgaacagcattctcacataagtgttcctctggtccaggtgggagagggcagtgtggagggtgagggagatggcatcatccgtggacctgtttgctctgtaggcaaactgcagggggtccagtgagtcagggagggaggaggtgataaaagttttgactaaccgctcaaagcacttcatgatgatggaggtgagtgcaactgggcggtagtcattgaggcagatgggttttgtctttttggggacagggacaatgatggactctttaaaagcatgtggggactacagactggagcagtgacctattgaaaatgtctgtgaacacatctgccagctgaactgcacacaccttgagagcacggccagggatgccatcaggtcctggagccctgtgtgcgttgatccttttcagagatctacacacatctgcactggttaaaaccagtgagcagggatcctgggccttttgtgcctccacagccgggggcttctcaaagcgtgcataaaatgtgttcagttcatctgggagagatgcagacacttcctcagcaccactcgttgtccttttgtagtttgttattgtttttagtccagaccacatatttctggcgttggagcccttgtagttcgactccaccttgtccctgtattgtcttttcgcactaatagctctccggagtgcatacctggaattcctgtactcatccaaatcaccgccgctgtgcgcgatggcccgtgctttaagtttagctcggacctcgccgtttatccagggcttctcatttgggaatgtccgtacagtaatccgcggcacgacgtcatcgatgcatttgccgatgtagcaaatgaccgcgtcagtgtgtgtgtttatatcgtcctcctcaaacacacaccactccgtgatgccaaagcagtggcggagagcagagtcagactgctcggaccaacgctgcactgtccttgtcacaggtcggtccctcttcagtctctgccggtaaacggggagcagaagaagagatatgtggtctgacttgccgaagggggggcggggggggagggctttatatccatgcgaaaggagtgtaaacatggtccagtgtatttccaccgcgcgtggggcagctgacgtgctgatagtatttcggcaggactttcttcatgttggctctgttaaaatccccggccacaataaatgcggcctctggccgtgaagtctctgtcctgtcgataatcccatacagctcctccagcgctgtgttgttgtcagcgtgcggcggaacatacacagctgttagaacaacagatgtgaactccctcggcagataaaaaggccggcatccgatcatgatgtgctctaggctgggagaacagtccgaagaaatgatctccacatctgagcaccagttgttgttaatcatgaagcagacacctcctcccttgctcttccctgagtttactgtccggtcctggcgatgaatggagaatccgtgtggagcaatggcggcgtccggtatcgtggggtcgagccaagtctccgtgaaaaccaaaacattacaggtcttaatgtcccgttgaaatgccaccctgctacggagttcgtccagcttattatccagggattggacatttgccagaagtaaactcgatagaggaggcctgttttcacgtttcctcagcctgaccaggaccccggcccgggaacctcgtggtctcttcctcctgcgctccacaggtagagctccagcaggtaaacacggagactctccattgtttgcaggtcgtcgtggattattgctgtccaccagcgacctgatgtgtaaaagttgttctctatcatattggatgatagggctcgcttgggcggtttgcatgttgcaaaaaaaagttaacaaccaacaaagtaaaacaataaaaacactaagatgtggagttgttgaggagctcgagacacggcagccatcctcggcgccatcttgctcaattattgatcattgaagtgttctcagagctggtaaaggtgcagctagtttgaatggctttgtatactgcagggaagctgctgaatttactccaggtgaactaaagtctgatttaagggctgatcatatttaccatcattaatccagatctgtaaagtaactcaagggactaaataaatgtagtggagaaaagtacaccatttacctctgaactgttcAAGGTTCAAAGAttcaatgaaaatcttatatcccaggctcctccaacaactcaacatacatggtgcaaataagattgtgaagtagaagtacaaagtagaatATAATTGAAATACCCAAGTGTCTCAAAATTGtagttaagtacagtacttgagtaaagtgattagttacttcccaccttgTGATCTCAGTtgggtgcatcactttttagtttcCCCTTGGAATACTTTCCATTGTCTTGGGAAAGTCTGGTAGCGTGTTTCTGTATTTagttatgttttgtgtgtagGGAATGTGACATCATCAACAACAGCAGGTCGGCCATGTTTGTGGAATATCAGACAAGGCAACCTTTTGACTGACCTATATGTCTAGCATGGTAGCGTTACCTGTTCAACTTGAACTTTTTTAACATGGTCGGAGAGCACAGTTATATCGTGTCAATCTCATATCCAGTGaaccaaacagaaaacatacaatgggattacattttatacttttCCTGAATACAaactgaaagagagagaagatcAGCAAGAGACACAGGACAGGACTCTTTACCGCAAGTTTCAAAAAGGAATTGTTAAACTACCATAACACTAAGCACTACACGGTGGAGGAGATGTTGTACCAGCTGATTCATCTTGAATGATACGCCACCATTTTCGGACCATTCAAAATGGCCTGTATGTCCTGTACccaatccttttttaaattaaatgaggaCTCCAAATATGTAACATTTTCCAACGGCTGACAGGTGTAAGCACCAACACCAAACCCTCCCAATTGTGAAGATCTTTCGACCATTCTTCTTCTAGTCCATTCATTCAAAACAATCTCTCCTGTGCCTTTGTCCCATTAGTCTGTCTGTTAGGGCATTTATCTTTGTGTGTACTTTCATTTGGGTATGCAAAACAGCTGATTGATCACTGAAAGCAGACAGACATTGATGGTTGCTGCCGTTGCTATAGATGCTATCCTCTAAAGATGGCCACGCTGCCCCACAATGCAATGCCATTCACATTTTCTATATGCAGtgtttttctctaaatgttgcTGTGTTGTCATATTGTCTTAGTCCACCTATGTTTTATCTattcacatgtgtttttcattcacTTTAATGGTTTGTGTGTATCAGAAGATCTTTCAACCTGCGCTGAATTTCACACTTTTCCCCATAATGCAAAATAATTGACTTTGAGAAACTAGtcttacaaacacattttactatAATTTGAGATATTGatttttttagttgtttttttatcagcatTTTTTGAAATTATTCACAAggcatacataacaaaataaacacatctagGTACTTAAATTAACTACATAACAGTTGaatagattaaataataataataaaagaatggacacaatattaataatataaatctTCATTATAGTCTTCTATACTTTACCCATTTTTCCTCAAAGACATGCATTTGGT of the Eleginops maclovinus isolate JMC-PN-2008 ecotype Puerto Natales chromosome 12, JC_Emac_rtc_rv5, whole genome shotgun sequence genome contains:
- the npr3 gene encoding atrial natriuretic peptide receptor 3, producing the protein MPFLSALCVYFLIVLKPVLTNTITEDIDVLVFLPQNNSYLFSHARVAPAILYAQQRLQAEGGQYSGIHFNIHFENSDCVNGALFMLLDRSCGQKPDLILGPVCEYEAAAVVRLASHWNIPVISAGALAAGFSNKNTEFSQLTRIAPSYVKMAETFTAMFEHFAWKSALLLFEDDKQERNCYFTLEGVYHLMVDFNIKTYPVSMEERLDTDDILQNIHDTEVVIMCMGADRIREIMLAAHRRRLTNGSYMFFNVELFNASSYGNGSWKRGDKYDNDARQAYASLNTVTLLRTVKPEFQNFSLEMKKSVEKSGFHDCKDCGSVNMFVEGFHDAMLLYAIALHEAMKNGYSKKNGTEITSQMWNRTFEGIAGQVSMDVNGDRNGDFSLMVMTNVDAGTYEVVANYFSENGTFQPLPAFNTEHFTLRGRHKEQQEIPDKSCGLGVSALTGVIVGAVLGTALLIAFYFFRKNYRITIERRTHGEECDTGKHRQLREDSIRSNFSAA